One segment of Pseudomonadota bacterium DNA contains the following:
- a CDS encoding lipoprotein 17-related variable surface protein — ITGMYDITVSLGTLAAGGYEFDFENGTLNVTPAPLTIAVDDESREYGDANPVFTLNYSGFKNGEDENDLASAPVAGTLANAFSIPDDYDITVTGGSDVRYVYNRVNGILTVTPAVLTITADDQTREYGDANPVFTLNYSGFKNGEDESDLASLATASTLADAFSIPDDYDITVTGGSDVRYTYNRVNGTLTVTPAVLTITADDETREYGDANPTFTLNYSGFKNGEDEGDLASAPVAGTLADAFSVPDDYDITVTGGSDVRYTYNRVNGTLTVTPAILTITADDETREYGDANPTFTLNYSGFKNGEDEGDLASLATTSTLADAFSIPDDYDISVTGGSDIRYIYSRVNGTLTVTPAVLTITADDETREYGDANPTFTLNYSGFKNGEDEGDLASASTASTLADAFSIPDDYDITVTGGSDVRYTYNRVNGILTVTPAVLTITADDKSREYGDSNPTFTLNYSGFKNGEDEGDLASASTASTLADAFSVPDDYDISVSGGSDVRYTYNRVNGTLSVTPAVLTITADDKTREYGDTNPAFTLSYSGFKNGEDEGDLASLVTVSTLADAFSIPDDYDLSVTGGSDVRYTYNRVNGTLAITPAPLTITADDASREYGDDNPHFAFTYLGFKNGDTEEDLAALPDIRSADPSSLPGLHSIALSDGADPRYTYILVDGTLTITPAPLFITADDYTRPYGDTNPVFTLSYTGFKNGERDTDLFSLPLASTTAIQHASPDIYTISVTGGSDPRYDYIRTDGTLAVTRRALTVTANDATVTAGQTPVLTVAYSNFAPATGFSGTETESSLDQLPSLVTTAPDLSTTGLFSIIPSGALSDNYTFVYISGLLTILPGAAVLPETTGPDITATARAALDGQVADQVLSDAQDTKPEASSAVLECPLQGTHTNCHSEQQNNQDM, encoded by the coding sequence CATCACAGGAATGTATGACATCACGGTATCCTTGGGTACTTTAGCTGCGGGTGGATATGAATTCGATTTTGAAAACGGCACTTTAAATGTTACCCCGGCTCCTCTGACGATTGCGGTAGATGATGAATCCCGTGAATACGGTGATGCCAATCCTGTCTTCACGCTGAACTACAGCGGATTCAAAAATGGCGAGGATGAAAACGATCTGGCTTCTGCCCCTGTCGCAGGCACTCTGGCCAATGCTTTCTCCATCCCTGATGATTACGACATTACGGTCACCGGTGGCTCGGACGTCCGGTATGTCTATAACCGTGTGAATGGGATTCTTACGGTTACACCCGCCGTACTGACCATCACAGCTGATGACCAGACCCGTGAATACGGGGATGCCAATCCTGTCTTCACGCTGAACTACAGTGGATTCAAAAATGGCGAGGATGAAAGCGATCTGGCCAGCCTGGCTACAGCCTCGACGCTGGCAGACGCATTCTCGATCCCTGACGATTACGACATCACCGTCACAGGCGGATCGGATGTTCGCTACACATACAACAGAGTTAACGGAACCCTGACCGTTACCCCGGCTGTCCTGACGATCACAGCTGATGATGAAACCCGCGAGTATGGCGATGCAAACCCCACTTTCACGCTGAACTACAGCGGCTTCAAGAATGGCGAGGATGAAGGCGATCTGGCTTCTGCCCCTGTCGCAGGCACCCTGGCAGACGCTTTCTCTGTCCCTGATGATTACGATATCACCGTCACAGGCGGATCGGATGTTCGCTACACATACAACAGGGTCAATGGCACTCTGACTGTCACTCCCGCCATTCTCACGATTACTGCCGACGATGAAACACGCGAATACGGCGATGCCAATCCCACATTTACGCTAAACTACAGCGGATTCAAAAACGGAGAAGATGAAGGTGACCTCGCCAGTCTGGCAACAACCTCGACCCTGGCTGATGCTTTCTCAATTCCGGATGATTATGACATAAGTGTAACAGGCGGTTCAGACATCCGGTATATCTACAGCCGCGTGAATGGAACCCTGACCGTTACCCCGGCTGTCCTGACGATCACAGCTGATGATGAAACACGTGAGTATGGCGATGCAAACCCCACTTTCACACTGAACTACAGTGGCTTCAAAAACGGTGAGGACGAAGGCGATCTGGCTTCTGCCTCCACAGCCTCAACCCTGGCCGACGCATTCTCAATTCCTGACGACTATGACATTACAGTCACCGGCGGTTCAGATGTTCGCTATACCTATAACCGCGTTAACGGTATCCTGACCGTTACACCCGCCGTGCTCACTATCACCGCTGACGACAAATCCAGGGAATATGGCGATTCCAACCCCACATTCACCCTGAATTATTCAGGCTTTAAAAACGGGGAAGACGAAGGCGATCTGGCTTCTGCCTCCACAGCCTCAACCCTGGCAGATGCTTTCTCGGTTCCTGATGATTATGACATCTCTGTCAGTGGTGGATCTGACGTCCGGTATACATACAATCGTGTGAACGGCACACTGAGCGTTACTCCGGCTGTCCTTACAATTACAGCTGATGACAAAACCAGGGAATACGGGGATACCAATCCAGCCTTTACGTTAAGTTACAGTGGTTTCAAAAATGGCGAAGATGAAGGCGACCTTGCAAGTCTGGTAACAGTCTCAACGCTGGCCGACGCGTTCTCTATCCCCGATGACTATGACCTCAGCGTAACTGGTGGATCGGATGTCCGGTATACATACAACAGGGTCAACGGTACACTGGCCATCACCCCGGCTCCGCTGACCATCACCGCTGATGACGCAAGCCGTGAATACGGAGATGACAATCCCCATTTCGCCTTCACCTATCTGGGCTTCAAAAACGGGGATACGGAGGAGGATCTGGCCGCTCTTCCCGATATCCGTTCGGCAGACCCGTCTTCACTGCCCGGCCTTCATTCCATCGCTCTGTCTGATGGAGCAGACCCCCGGTATACCTATATTCTGGTGGACGGCACGCTGACGATCACGCCCGCCCCCCTGTTCATCACGGCCGATGACTATACCCGGCCCTATGGCGATACAAATCCGGTTTTCACACTGAGCTATACGGGCTTCAAGAACGGCGAACGGGACACAGACCTGTTCTCGCTGCCCCTTGCCAGTACGACGGCCATCCAGCATGCTTCGCCTGATATATACACGATCTCCGTAACCGGAGGATCAGACCCGCGCTATGACTACATCCGGACAGACGGAACCCTGGCCGTCACACGGCGGGCTCTGACAGTCACTGCCAACGATGCCACGGTTACAGCAGGCCAGACTCCTGTCCTGACAGTGGCCTACAGCAACTTTGCTCCCGCGACGGGTTTCTCAGGTACTGAAACTGAAAGCAGCCTGGACCAGCTGCCGTCACTTGTCACAACAGCGCCTGACCTTTCAACCACGGGGCTTTTCAGCATCATCCCCTCTGGCGCACTCTCGGATAACTACACTTTCGTCTACATCAGCGGCCTGCTGACCATTCTGCCGGGAGCCGCAGTCCTGCCAGAAACAACAGGGCCTGACATTACTGCCACAGCCCGCGCTGCCCTTGATGGTCAGGTAGCGGACCAGGTCTTGTCGGACGCTCAGGATACAAAACCGGAAGCCTCTTCGGCTGTTCTGGAATGCCCACTGCAAGGCACCCACACGAACTGCCATTCAGAACAACAGAACAATCAGGATATGTGA
- a CDS encoding cysteine desulfurase translates to MTSRIYLDNNATVPLRPSVREAVVAALEITGNPSSVHSFGRDARRIVEEAREQVAGALGTRPGQVILTGGGTEANIMVLRGFPGRRILVSAIEHDSVLKAVDSPVLIPVRPDGTVSLEVLQEMLAEGSGAALVSVMLANNETGVIQPLDRVVEMACRYGALVHTDAVQAVGKMPVDFSALGVDLLSVSAHKVGGPPGVGALVVRDGLDIEPLLRGGGQERRRRAGTENVPGIAGFGEAMAALDSLCPPDMALWRDRMESEILKQEPRVRICGRESLRLPNTSCLLVPGIPASKQLMALDLEGIAVSAGSACSSGKLQASHVLRAMGLSEADASCAIRISAGWQTVPDHLDRFVEAWTSMVRRCHIS, encoded by the coding sequence GTGACCAGCAGGATCTATCTGGATAACAATGCCACTGTACCCCTGCGCCCTTCTGTGCGCGAGGCTGTGGTTGCGGCCCTTGAAATCACGGGAAATCCATCGTCGGTCCACAGCTTTGGCCGCGACGCCCGCAGGATTGTGGAAGAAGCCCGGGAGCAGGTTGCCGGCGCGCTGGGCACCCGGCCTGGACAGGTAATCCTGACCGGCGGAGGGACCGAGGCCAACATAATGGTTCTGCGCGGTTTTCCCGGCCGCCGGATCCTGGTGTCTGCCATCGAGCACGATTCTGTCCTGAAGGCTGTGGACAGCCCGGTCCTGATCCCTGTTCGCCCTGATGGAACAGTGAGCCTGGAAGTTCTGCAGGAGATGCTGGCAGAAGGATCGGGCGCGGCTCTGGTGTCAGTCATGCTGGCCAACAACGAAACCGGTGTGATCCAGCCTCTGGACCGCGTCGTGGAGATGGCCTGCCGGTACGGAGCGCTGGTCCATACGGACGCTGTCCAGGCCGTCGGAAAGATGCCGGTGGATTTTTCTGCCTTGGGGGTGGATCTGCTGTCTGTCAGCGCCCACAAGGTGGGAGGACCTCCGGGTGTGGGAGCTCTGGTAGTGCGGGACGGACTGGATATCGAGCCGCTGCTGCGGGGCGGCGGGCAGGAGCGCCGCCGCCGGGCGGGCACTGAAAATGTGCCAGGGATAGCAGGATTCGGGGAGGCCATGGCGGCGCTGGACAGCCTGTGCCCGCCAGACATGGCCCTGTGGCGGGACCGGATGGAGTCGGAGATCCTGAAGCAGGAACCCCGGGTCCGGATCTGCGGCCGGGAGAGCCTTCGCCTGCCCAATACCTCATGCCTGCTGGTGCCGGGCATTCCGGCCAGCAAGCAGCTGATGGCCCTGGATCTGGAGGGGATTGCGGTCAGTGCGGGCAGTGCCTGTTCCAGCGGAAAGCTTCAGGCCTCCCACGTCCTGCGGGCCATGGGTCTGTCTGAAGCCGATGCGTCCTGCGCTATCCGTATCAGTGCTGGCTGGCAGACAGTGCCAGACCACCTGGACCGGTTTGTCGAGGCCTGGACGTCCATGGTCCGCCGCTGTCACATATCCTGA
- a CDS encoding alpha/beta hydrolase yields the protein MPEIILTGPAGRLEARYHPAGTPGAPVALLMPPHPQYGGTMNHPLMHSMQRAFAAEGCSVLRFNFRGVGRSQGQYDRGEGELGDAAAALDWLQSVNTTSREIWVGGFAFGAWISMQLLMRRPEISSFVSVAPPAHHYDFSFLAPCPSSGLIIHGGQDAQIPEISVARLVIKLGLQKDIRIDYRVIPQANHFFVDCMGELEKHISQYVREGARKRVAREAPVREAAEVAAEVVAA from the coding sequence ATGCCTGAAATCATCCTGACCGGTCCCGCCGGCCGTCTTGAAGCCCGCTATCACCCTGCCGGAACGCCCGGGGCGCCTGTAGCCCTGCTGATGCCACCCCATCCCCAGTACGGGGGGACCATGAATCATCCCCTGATGCACAGCATGCAGCGGGCCTTTGCCGCCGAGGGATGCTCTGTCCTGCGGTTCAATTTCCGCGGTGTGGGCCGCAGCCAGGGTCAGTACGACCGCGGCGAGGGAGAACTGGGAGACGCCGCCGCGGCGCTGGACTGGCTCCAGTCCGTCAACACCACCTCGCGCGAGATCTGGGTTGGCGGATTTGCCTTCGGCGCCTGGATCAGCATGCAGCTGCTGATGCGCCGGCCCGAGATCAGCTCGTTCGTTTCTGTTGCCCCGCCGGCACACCATTACGATTTCTCCTTCCTGGCTCCTTGTCCCTCCTCGGGCCTCATCATCCATGGCGGCCAGGATGCCCAGATTCCGGAAATTTCTGTGGCAAGGCTTGTCATCAAGCTGGGCCTGCAGAAGGACATCCGCATCGACTACCGCGTCATCCCCCAGGCCAACCATTTCTTCGTCGACTGCATGGGCGAGCTGGAAAAGCACATCAGCCAGTACGTCCGCGAAGGCGCCAGGAAACGGGTGGCCAGGGAAGCCCCTGTACGCGAAGCTGCCGAAGTCGCCGCCGAGGTTGTGGCAGCCTGA
- a CDS encoding ABC transporter ATP-binding protein/permease translates to MRLLDRIFPKPDRFLDFAGDPGEPLPGRATPFIWYFVRKLKWSLGLQCLLYTAGSALMAVEPMFFGLMVDAATDSAPGMFWHNALWVIAGYVLFVQVLARIGWQAGHMVQAHVDPILLVLIRYRLAGYLYGHSYRFFQEDFAGRLAGKVIEMPAAIVGIVDEMVEFALHTLVTAAVIMVLFGMIDWRFAAVTGVTVILHGLLGWRFVLPISRTSAVSAAASNKMRGRYIDSISNILLVKLFARRRYEDGLLSQALAESGTAEKDAEWQNVLYMRGQHVLRAVFQTSVIVICAVGYAEGTLTVGEIATALPLCGLFTNTLWWVMKMAPTLFSRLANIQEALDTIIQEQEVRDAPGAGTLVVKTPGLDIESVTFAYGHQQVFRDFSLHIPAFQKVGLVGLSGAGKSTLVQLVLRLFDLQGGKITLDGTDIATVTQDSLRETVSVIPQSTDLLHRSILENIRYGRPEATMDEVVEAAKKAHIHDVILNLKDQHGNTGYEALVGERGVKLSGGQRQRIAITRAFLKNAPVLIMDEPTSALDSESEKLIQQSLAVLMEGRTVIAIAHRLSTILHLDRIVVLKDGRVVEDGRHGELLARNSLYAHLWALQSEGFIGEGGAEV, encoded by the coding sequence ATGCGTCTTCTGGACAGGATTTTCCCGAAACCGGACCGCTTCCTGGACTTTGCGGGCGATCCGGGTGAGCCGCTGCCTGGTCGGGCAACGCCGTTCATCTGGTATTTCGTCAGAAAACTGAAGTGGTCGCTGGGGCTGCAGTGCCTGCTGTATACAGCGGGTTCTGCACTGATGGCTGTAGAACCCATGTTTTTCGGCCTGATGGTGGATGCGGCAACAGACAGTGCGCCGGGCATGTTCTGGCATAATGCGCTCTGGGTGATTGCAGGATACGTCCTGTTCGTACAGGTTCTCGCCCGGATCGGATGGCAAGCTGGTCACATGGTCCAGGCCCATGTGGATCCTATCCTGCTGGTGCTGATCCGCTACAGGCTGGCCGGATACCTGTATGGCCACAGTTATCGCTTTTTCCAGGAGGACTTCGCAGGGCGTCTGGCCGGCAAGGTCATTGAGATGCCTGCAGCCATAGTTGGCATTGTTGACGAGATGGTTGAATTCGCCCTGCATACCCTGGTTACAGCCGCGGTCATCATGGTCCTTTTTGGCATGATTGACTGGCGCTTTGCCGCCGTAACGGGGGTGACTGTCATTCTGCACGGTCTTCTCGGCTGGCGGTTCGTGTTGCCCATTTCCCGGACGTCGGCGGTTTCTGCGGCCGCATCCAACAAAATGCGGGGGCGCTATATCGACAGTATTTCCAATATCCTTCTGGTCAAGCTGTTTGCACGCCGCCGGTATGAAGATGGCCTGCTCAGCCAGGCTCTGGCAGAATCCGGGACAGCGGAGAAGGATGCTGAATGGCAGAACGTGCTGTACATGCGCGGCCAGCATGTCCTGCGCGCTGTTTTCCAGACTTCCGTGATTGTTATCTGCGCTGTGGGTTATGCGGAAGGAACCCTGACCGTGGGCGAGATTGCCACAGCCCTTCCCCTGTGCGGTCTTTTTACCAATACCCTGTGGTGGGTCATGAAAATGGCTCCCACCCTGTTCAGCCGCCTGGCCAACATCCAGGAAGCGCTGGACACCATTATCCAGGAGCAGGAGGTGCGGGATGCGCCGGGGGCGGGCACGCTGGTTGTTAAAACGCCGGGGCTGGATATTGAAAGTGTCACCTTTGCCTATGGCCACCAGCAGGTGTTCAGGGATTTTTCCCTGCATATCCCGGCTTTCCAGAAGGTGGGTCTGGTGGGCCTTTCCGGCGCCGGGAAATCAACTCTGGTCCAGCTGGTGCTGCGCCTGTTCGATCTGCAGGGCGGAAAGATCACTCTTGACGGGACAGACATCGCCACGGTGACGCAGGACAGCCTGCGCGAGACTGTTTCTGTGATCCCCCAGTCCACGGACCTGCTGCACCGCTCAATTCTGGAAAACATCCGCTATGGCCGGCCGGAGGCCACAATGGATGAGGTGGTGGAAGCCGCGAAAAAGGCCCACATCCACGACGTGATTCTGAACCTGAAAGACCAGCACGGCAACACGGGCTATGAGGCCCTGGTGGGAGAGCGGGGGGTGAAGCTGTCCGGTGGCCAGCGCCAGCGCATTGCCATCACCCGGGCCTTTCTGAAAAATGCGCCCGTCCTGATCATGGATGAGCCCACATCAGCCCTGGACAGCGAGAGTGAGAAACTGATCCAGCAAAGCCTGGCGGTTCTGATGGAAGGACGGACCGTCATCGCCATTGCCCACCGCCTGTCCACGATCCTGCACCTGGACCGGATCGTAGTTCTGAAGGACGGGCGCGTGGTGGAAGACGGGCGGCACGGGGAATTGCTGGCCCGGAACAGCCTCTATGCCCATCTGTGGGCCCTGCAGTCGGAAGGGTTTATTGGGGAAGGCGGGGCAGAAGTTTGA